A region of Panicum virgatum strain AP13 chromosome 8N, P.virgatum_v5, whole genome shotgun sequence DNA encodes the following proteins:
- the LOC120684782 gene encoding troponin T, fast skeletal muscle-like — translation MKVEELSTEGGSNDATKLTSPRVSPAKSRARREEKKKEEEEANNRAPPPIQDVEMQDPPQDEGAGQEVDEASEVPAIEVVRTQVESLERAGALSAEEEDEEGDRTVFGKLVASTKLAHELVEALVELSEQASQELAEGSVAISRVTELKARVAELEAQGRQLEAGKVEAEKALRKEKRELEACTKANEELHKLREATEAREAATEEKLRLERQA, via the exons ATGAAGGTGGAGGAGCTGTCCACCGAGGGCGGCTCCAATGATGCCACGAAGCTGACCTCGCCGCGGGTAAGCCCGGCAAagagccgcgcccgccgcgaggagaagaagaaggaggaggaggaggccaatAACCGGGCCCCTCCCCCTATCCAGGACGTCGAGATGCAGGACCCGCCCCAAGACGAAGGGGCAGGACAAGAGGTGGATGAGGCCAGCGAGGTCCCGGCCATTGAGGTGGTGAGGACTCAGGTGGAGTCCTTGGAGCGGGCCGGGGCCCtgtcggcggaggaggaggacgaggagggagaTAGGACGGTCTTCGGCAAGCTCGTCGCATCCACCAAGCTGGCCCATGAGTTGGTTGAG GCTCTGGTGGAACTGTCCGAGCAGGCCTCCCAGGAGCTGGCCGAGGGAAGTGTTGCCATCAGCCGAGTGACGGAGCTCAAGGCCCGAGTAGCCGAGCTGGAGGCGCAGGGCCGCCAACTGGAGGCCGGGAAGGTGGAGGCCGAGAAGGCTCTACGCAAGGAGAAGCGCG AGTTGGAGGCCTGCACCAAGGCCAACGAGGAGCTGCACAAGCTCCGGGAGGCGACCGAGGCCCGGGAGGCCGCGACCGAGGAGAAGCTTCGCCTAGAGCGCCAGGCCTGA